In one window of Mesorhizobium sp. B2-1-1 DNA:
- a CDS encoding ABC transporter permease, with translation MNAHKDVATRFEANSDRRGRQRLDREVVNTLVVFGLSIVLVVCSRFISPGLGSWDQVLTVLILASFLIVLSFGQGLVILIGGLDLSVPALITLGGVLTTTWIGSGDAGIWYMLPAILVICALVGTISGLGIVWLKVPPFIMTMATSIVVASVALGYTSGTPRGGSPSALLWLMKEWFLGVPLVIYFTVAFILFGWFLQNFTALGRRLYALGTNRNAALIAGVAVNRLELVPYAISAACAGFVGMMLVGYSNGATLRMGDSYMLPSIAAVVVGGSSILGGSGTFIGTVGGAILLTTLGTVISAIGLNEGWRTVIEGAIIVAALLVLRGEFLADLGNRMLTRRK, from the coding sequence GTGAACGCGCATAAGGACGTTGCGACGCGTTTCGAGGCCAACTCCGACCGGCGCGGCAGGCAAAGGCTCGACCGGGAGGTGGTCAATACGCTTGTCGTATTTGGGCTGAGTATCGTGCTTGTGGTGTGCTCGCGCTTCATCAGTCCGGGGCTGGGTTCCTGGGATCAGGTGCTGACGGTTCTCATCCTCGCGTCCTTCCTGATCGTGTTGTCGTTTGGGCAAGGGCTCGTCATCCTGATCGGTGGGCTCGACCTATCGGTCCCCGCCCTCATCACGCTCGGCGGCGTGTTGACGACGACGTGGATTGGTAGCGGCGATGCCGGCATCTGGTACATGCTGCCGGCCATTCTGGTCATTTGCGCGCTGGTCGGCACGATCAGCGGACTGGGAATTGTCTGGCTGAAGGTTCCTCCCTTCATCATGACCATGGCGACCTCGATCGTCGTGGCATCGGTGGCGCTGGGCTACACCAGCGGGACGCCGCGCGGCGGTTCTCCGTCCGCCTTGCTGTGGCTGATGAAGGAATGGTTCCTCGGCGTGCCGCTGGTCATCTACTTCACCGTCGCTTTCATCCTGTTCGGCTGGTTCTTGCAGAATTTCACTGCGCTCGGCCGCCGGCTCTACGCCCTTGGCACCAACAGGAACGCCGCTCTCATCGCCGGCGTCGCTGTCAATCGGCTCGAGCTCGTCCCCTATGCGATCAGTGCCGCTTGCGCAGGCTTCGTCGGCATGATGCTGGTGGGCTATTCGAACGGGGCGACGCTGAGGATGGGCGACAGCTACATGCTGCCTTCCATCGCTGCCGTCGTGGTCGGCGGCTCCTCGATCCTCGGCGGCAGCGGAACTTTCATCGGGACGGTCGGCGGCGCAATTCTTCTGACGACGCTTGGCACCGTTATCTCCGCTATCGGCCTCAACGAAGGATGGCGCACCGTCATAGAGGGCGCAATCATTGTCGCCGCCCTGCTGGTGCTGCGCGGTGAATTCCTGGCCGATCTCGGAAATCGAATGCTGACGCGGAGGAAGTGA
- a CDS encoding ABC transporter permease, translated as MTAVQANPAPRRSALWRAVISGTGIVAMIYVLLYALYAFWQPDALSVYTFTDLVNNSTPLALAAAGETLVVISRGFDLSVAGVVSLTNVLMAVYPFGGPGGALASLLMCCAIGGAVGAINGILVARLGLQTIAATLGTMIVCQGLALVILDAPGGMVADFVTYTLTDTLFGIIPIAGLFLVAAIALWLAFRRTNTGIGLYAIGADEQSARFSGVPVAGVRITAFVGAGILYGVAGFMLSAQTATGNPTAGTPFLMLTFAAVALGGTPLSGGRGSLVGSILGAGTLMLLQKVLFSGGVSSFYTGIFQGFVLVLAIVFGSAVARLLKKEEIR; from the coding sequence ACCGCGGTCCAGGCAAATCCCGCGCCCCGCCGCTCCGCGTTATGGAGGGCTGTCATCAGCGGCACCGGCATCGTGGCGATGATCTATGTCCTGCTTTATGCGCTCTACGCGTTCTGGCAACCGGATGCGCTTTCGGTCTACACCTTCACCGATCTCGTCAACAACTCGACGCCATTGGCGCTCGCGGCAGCGGGCGAGACGCTGGTCGTCATCAGCCGCGGCTTCGACTTGTCCGTCGCAGGCGTCGTCTCGCTGACCAATGTGCTGATGGCGGTCTATCCGTTCGGTGGTCCGGGCGGTGCGCTGGCCAGCCTCCTGATGTGCTGTGCGATCGGCGGTGCCGTCGGCGCAATCAACGGCATTCTCGTGGCCAGGCTTGGACTGCAGACCATCGCGGCGACGCTCGGCACGATGATCGTCTGCCAGGGACTTGCGCTGGTTATCCTGGACGCGCCTGGCGGTATGGTTGCCGACTTCGTCACCTATACGCTGACCGACACCCTGTTCGGTATCATCCCGATCGCCGGGCTGTTTCTGGTTGCCGCCATCGCGCTTTGGCTTGCCTTCCGGCGGACCAATACCGGGATCGGCCTCTATGCGATCGGCGCCGACGAGCAGTCGGCTCGCTTCTCCGGCGTGCCCGTGGCAGGGGTACGCATCACGGCCTTTGTCGGCGCCGGCATCCTTTACGGCGTCGCCGGCTTCATGCTGAGCGCCCAGACGGCGACAGGAAATCCGACAGCCGGCACGCCATTCCTGATGCTCACCTTTGCCGCAGTGGCGCTCGGCGGCACGCCGTTGAGTGGCGGCCGGGGCAGCCTCGTTGGCTCGATCCTGGGCGCCGGTACGCTGATGCTTTTGCAGAAGGTGCTTTTCTCGGGTGGGGTCTCGTCCTTCTACACCGGCATATTCCAAGGTTTCGTGCTGGTGCTTGCGATCGTGTTCGGCAGCGCCGTGGCGCGCCTGCTCAAGAAGGAAGAGATCCGGTGA
- a CDS encoding sugar ABC transporter substrate-binding protein gives MRLLKRLGLAASLTLATAMGVGAVVDHAQAQDKKFKIYLSLSYSGNSWQSEAANIVKALAQTPPYDKTVELKEVISGTDPQAQISAYESMIQAGADGIISFPISSTALNRTVHRGCQKGVLFFMYDATVTEPCAYNVSYITAGFGENTAQALVNILGGKGKIFLSRGVPGNSVDKRHTDGAMHIFNQYPGIKVVAEYYSYWDDRTTQQETAKALAAHPDVDGIWAQAGEYGAVQALLDKGNKLVPMTGENSDGFRLGLADPKMQGMGLKGVSAGSPPATSGYAFKLMMEILTKKRDLKPMNIEYPLPWVPADQVKPCKGDTFADGCNVFPSDKVPSSFVTEVFNPDLLPELSLQSALEGKPTPGATIQALPADVKQAPDAPGINCSSCKAPADEYKLTKIEPTVKP, from the coding sequence ATGAGGCTGTTAAAAAGACTGGGACTGGCCGCGTCGCTGACGCTTGCCACCGCCATGGGCGTTGGGGCGGTTGTCGACCATGCCCAAGCGCAGGACAAGAAGTTCAAGATATATCTGTCGCTGAGCTACAGCGGCAATTCGTGGCAGTCGGAGGCCGCGAACATCGTCAAGGCGTTGGCGCAGACGCCGCCCTACGACAAGACCGTGGAGCTGAAGGAAGTCATCTCGGGAACCGACCCCCAGGCTCAGATCTCGGCCTATGAAAGCATGATACAGGCTGGCGCCGACGGCATCATCAGCTTCCCGATCTCGTCGACGGCGCTGAACCGCACCGTCCATCGCGGCTGCCAGAAGGGCGTGCTCTTCTTCATGTACGACGCCACGGTGACCGAGCCTTGCGCCTACAATGTCAGCTATATCACCGCAGGCTTCGGCGAGAATACCGCCCAGGCCTTGGTCAACATCCTGGGAGGCAAGGGCAAGATCTTCCTGAGCCGTGGCGTCCCGGGCAACTCGGTGGATAAGCGCCACACCGATGGCGCGATGCACATTTTCAACCAGTATCCCGGCATCAAGGTCGTCGCGGAATACTACTCCTACTGGGATGACCGCACCACGCAGCAGGAGACGGCCAAGGCTCTCGCTGCGCATCCCGATGTTGACGGCATCTGGGCTCAGGCAGGCGAATATGGCGCCGTTCAAGCGCTGCTCGACAAGGGCAACAAACTGGTTCCGATGACCGGCGAGAACTCGGACGGTTTTCGTCTCGGACTGGCAGACCCGAAGATGCAAGGCATGGGTCTCAAGGGTGTGTCCGCCGGTTCGCCGCCTGCTACGTCAGGCTATGCCTTCAAGCTGATGATGGAGATCCTGACCAAGAAGCGCGACCTGAAGCCGATGAACATCGAGTACCCGCTGCCTTGGGTGCCAGCGGATCAAGTAAAACCCTGCAAAGGCGATACCTTCGCCGACGGGTGCAATGTTTTCCCGTCCGACAAGGTCCCGAGTTCCTTCGTCACCGAGGTCTTCAATCCCGATTTGCTGCCGGAACTGTCGCTGCAGTCGGCGCTCGAGGGCAAGCCAACACCAGGAGCGACCATTCAGGCATTGCCCGCGGACGTGAAGCAGGCGCCCGATGCCCCTGGCATCAACTGCTCATCGTGCAAGGCTCCGGCCGACGAATACAAGCTCACCAAGATCGAGCCGACGGTAAAACCCTGA